The window ATCCCCACCTGCGGGACGACGCGTTCGTGGCCGAGCACCTCGGCGAGTGGCTGCGTTGAGGGAGGGAAGATGGCCCTGCATCCGAACGAGGCGACGATCCCGGAGCCCTGGCCGACACGGCTGCGGCCCGGCGCGGCGGCGCTGGTCATCGTGGACATGCAGAACGACTTCGTTTCCCCAGAGGGCAAGATGGCCGCGCTCGGCTTCGCCCTCGCGGACGTCGCCACCATCGTCGCCCCCCTCGGGCGGCTCCTCGCCGCGGCGCGGGACGCGGGACTGCTCGTCGTCCACACTCGGATGCTCAACGACCGCGCCCAGAACAGCCCCTCCTGGTACGCGTTCTGGGGGGAGCCGGTCGTCGCCAAGTACGGCTACGGGGCGTTCCTCGGCACGAACCTCGACACGATCCTGCGCCGGGCCGGCGTTCAGACGGTGATCGTGGCCGGTACCGGCCCCGAGATCTGCGCTGGGGACACCCTGCGCCAGGCATTCGCCTTCGGCTACCACGTGGTCGCGGTCGCTGACTGTCTGGCGAGCTTCTCCCGGGCCGGGCGCGCGATGAACCAGGACCTGAAGCGGGCTGCCCTCTACACGATCGAGAACCACTACGGCCTCGTCACGACCGCGGATGCCCTGGCCCGCCTATGGCAGGAGCCGTCTCGATGAACCGCCGCCACGCCTTGCGGTCGGTGCCGCGCCTGATCAAGGGCCAGATGGTGTACGTGTTCCTAGCCCTGGTTCTGGTGGCCGCGGCTGGGGTGTCGCCGCAGTTCTTCCGGCCGGCCAACGTGTTCAACGTGCTTCGGCAGGCCTCCGCCATTGGCGTCCTGGCGATCGGGCAGACGATCGTCGTCGTGGCCGGGGGGATCGACATGTCGGTGGCCGCGGTGATGCAGCTCGCCGGGGTCACCCTGGCCGAGATCACCAAAGGGGAGAACACCTTGGTGCCGCTGGCGATCCCGCTGTGTTTGGCGATGGGGATGGCGATCGGGTTCGGAAACGGGCTCTTGGTTGCCAAACGCCGGGTGCAGCCGTTCATCGCCACCCTGTTCGTGGGGATCCTGGTCACCGGGTTGCGCCTTCTCGTCACGCGGGCCACGCCGTCGGGGATCCTCCCGGCAGCAATCCGCACCTTCGGCCGCGGCTCGATCGGGCCGATCCCGAACGCGGTGGTCCTGTTTGCCTGCGTGGCCGTAGCGGTGAGCTTCGTCCTCGGGCGGACCACGCTTGGGCGGCGGATCTACGCTGTGGGCGGGAACCCCAACGCCGCCGAGCTGAGCGGCGTGCGCGTGGACCGGGTCACGATCGGCACCTACGTCCTGTGCGGGCTTCTCGCCGCGGTGGCCGGCCTGGTCCTGGTCGGCTACCTCGGCTACGCGGATCAGGAGATCGGGGTCGGCTACGACCTCGACTCGATCGCCGCGGTGGTGGTCGGCGGCGCGTCCCTCGGCGGCGGCAGGGGCAAGGTGTCCGGGACCGTGGCTGGGGTGCTGTTGATGACCGCTCTCCTCAACATCGTGCTCTTGCTCAACCTCAACGTGCAGTACCAGCTCGTCGTGCGTGGTGCCGTGATCCTGGCCGGCGTGGCGTTGTACTCAACGGATTGGCCGAGGCTGTGGAGGGCGATCCGGGGGCGGGGGAAACCCGCCCCGGTGTGCCTTCCCCCCGATCAGCCTCGAGGAGGTCACGGGAGGTGAGAACGGGCCCAATGTTGTGGCCCTCGCGCTCCCCAGCGGAGCGAGGGCGCGGTAGGTCAAGCGGTGAGGTGCGAACGAACTTAGGAGGGGAACGATGCGTACAGTGAGAGCGATGTTGGTGCTGTCCATGGTGATGATGGCCCTCGGGGTGACCGCCGCCGTGGGCGCTGAGCAGCTTCTGCCCGGCATGGTGGACACCTCGAAGTACGCGAAACCGGCGCCGTGGCTCGCCGGCCGGGCCGGCCTGGGCGACACGAACGCGTGGATGACCATGTTCGGCCTCCACTTCCGGTATGGGATCGAGGAGAAGTACGCCGACTTCTTCAAGGGGTATCGGGTCACGTCGTGCTTCTGGAATCCGGTCCAGCAGATCGCCGACATCGAAAGCCTCGTCGCCCAGGGCGTGGACATCCTGTTCATCGACCCGGCGAGCGAAGCGGCCCTGGTGGGTGCGGTCGAAGAGGCGATGGACGCGGGCATCCCGGTGGTGCTCGCCTCGACCCGGGTGAACACCGACAAGTTCGTGACCTGGGTGTCCCGGGACAACATCAAGGCCGGGTACCTCTACGCTGACTGGATGGGGAAGAAGCTCCCCAACGGCGGCAAGGTCGTGGTGCTGATGGGAACCGCCGGCAGCAGCTACGCCGAAGACGTGCTCCGAGGCGTGCGGCAGGGCCTGGCCGCGTACCCCAGCATTGAGATCGTCGGTCTGGCTTACTGTGACTGGTCCCCGGTCAAGGCCAAGCAGGCGATGGAGGCGTTCATCCAGGCCAACCCCAAGATCGACGGGGTCATCGCCGACGGTGGCCAGATGGCCCTCGGGGCCGCCGAGGCCCTGCTCGATGCGGGTCGCCCGATCCCGCCGATCACCGCCGATGACTGGAACGGCTGGCTCCGCATGGCCAAGGAGCACGACATCGACTTCCTGGCCGTCTCCGGCGGGAACCCGTTGGCCCTAACCTGCGTGGACCTCGCGGTCCAGATCCTGCAGGGCAAGCCGGTTCCGAAGGTCGTCGAGTACCCGATCGTCACGTTCGAGAAGGGCCAGCTCGACAAGTACTACCGCCCCGACCTCAACGACCAGTACTTCGCGATCCACGAACTGCCCGAATCCTGGGTGGTCAAGTACTACGGGAAGTAGCGCGCGAGGGCGGCCGGGCCGTCCGGCCCGGCCGCCCACCCCGAAGACATGGAGATGACGCCGAACTCGCTTGAGATCCGCGGGGTCTCCAAGGCCTTCCCCGGCGTCCAGGCCCTGGACTGCGTCTACCTTGACGTCCAACGAGGCGAGGTTCATGCCATCGTCGGCGAGAACGGGGCCGGCAAGTCCACCCTGATGAAGATCCTCGCCGGGGCCCTGGCTCCGGACGCGGGCCAGATAGTGGTCCACGGCCAGGAGGTCCAGACCTACAGCCCCGAGGCCGCCCGCGCGCACGGGATCGCCATCATCTTCCAGGAGTTCAACCTCGTCCCCTTCCTCACCGCGGCCCAGAACATCGCCCTGGGCCGCGAGCCGGGCCGGTGGGGCTGGATCCAGCGGGCGCGAGAGCTGGAAGAAGCCAAGTCGCTCCTCGCCGAGATCGGGGCCGAGGTGCCGCTTCGGGTCCCGGTGTGCCGCCTCAGCGTGGCCCAGCAGCAGCTTGTGGAGATCGCCAAGGCCCTCGCCGTCGACGCGAGCATCCTGATCATGGACGAGCCAGCGTCGGCGTTGTCGCTCACCGAGCGGGAGCACCTGTTCGCCCTGATCGGCCGGCTCCGCGACCGGGGGATCACCATCCTCTACGTGACCCATCACCTCGAGGAGGTGTTCCGCCTCGCCGACCGGGTGACCGTCCTCAAGGACGGGCGCGTCGTGCGCACGCTCCACGTCCGGGAGACGGACCGGGACGGCCTGATCACGATGATGGTCGGCCGGAAGCTGGCCCAGGTGTTCCCCGCCAAGGCGTCCAAGGTCGGGGGACCGGTGCTCACCGTGGAGGGTCTGTCCTCGGGCCGTGAGGTGCGGGACGTGTCGTTCACCCTGCACAAGGGCGAGATCCTCGGGGTGTACGGCCTGGTCGGCGCCGGACGTACGGAGCTGTGCAAGGCCCTGTT of the Candidatus Acetothermia bacterium genome contains:
- a CDS encoding cysteine hydrolase, producing IPTCGTTRSWPSTSASGCVEGGKMALHPNEATIPEPWPTRLRPGAAALVIVDMQNDFVSPEGKMAALGFALADVATIVAPLGRLLAAARDAGLLVVHTRMLNDRAQNSPSWYAFWGEPVVAKYGYGAFLGTNLDTILRRAGVQTVIVAGTGPEICAGDTLRQAFAFGYHVVAVADCLASFSRAGRAMNQDLKRAALYTIENHYGLVTTADALARLWQEPSR
- a CDS encoding ABC transporter permease, with amino-acid sequence MNRRHALRSVPRLIKGQMVYVFLALVLVAAAGVSPQFFRPANVFNVLRQASAIGVLAIGQTIVVVAGGIDMSVAAVMQLAGVTLAEITKGENTLVPLAIPLCLAMGMAIGFGNGLLVAKRRVQPFIATLFVGILVTGLRLLVTRATPSGILPAAIRTFGRGSIGPIPNAVVLFACVAVAVSFVLGRTTLGRRIYAVGGNPNAAELSGVRVDRVTIGTYVLCGLLAAVAGLVLVGYLGYADQEIGVGYDLDSIAAVVVGGASLGGGRGKVSGTVAGVLLMTALLNIVLLLNLNVQYQLVVRGAVILAGVALYSTDWPRLWRAIRGRGKPAPVCLPPDQPRGGHGR
- a CDS encoding substrate-binding domain-containing protein; the encoded protein is MRTVRAMLVLSMVMMALGVTAAVGAEQLLPGMVDTSKYAKPAPWLAGRAGLGDTNAWMTMFGLHFRYGIEEKYADFFKGYRVTSCFWNPVQQIADIESLVAQGVDILFIDPASEAALVGAVEEAMDAGIPVVLASTRVNTDKFVTWVSRDNIKAGYLYADWMGKKLPNGGKVVVLMGTAGSSYAEDVLRGVRQGLAAYPSIEIVGLAYCDWSPVKAKQAMEAFIQANPKIDGVIADGGQMALGAAEALLDAGRPIPPITADDWNGWLRMAKEHDIDFLAVSGGNPLALTCVDLAVQILQGKPVPKVVEYPIVTFEKGQLDKYYRPDLNDQYFAIHELPESWVVKYYGK